The Salvia miltiorrhiza cultivar Shanhuang (shh) chromosome 1, IMPLAD_Smil_shh, whole genome shotgun sequence genome has a window encoding:
- the LOC131007116 gene encoding DDT domain-containing protein PTM-like isoform X1 translates to MDYVGRRVKKEFKGHGTFFGLVKAYDAATGFFKIVYDDGDSEELELTEVSLLSMSAEPPPPQPSGSSAGRLGRKPKKRRRIGVTGKDDDNSTDGAISYSLVDRDGDSGAFDLNLTERLDLNDDAVNCLRDDGHGGNVHGDGTKLHGLDLNEGVNLELDEGLHLNKESIKDDSLERNKMIDLNLDVNEGFEKLSDEREGRCFDLNLQLMEDEVRILEGCDARLGVGENGCSRENMQMKEELVEDDAVGVLENADGDKVDPVVHIDKKEDSQLKNCADVVDNGVANIENVAPLAAQVKRRGRKKKNVSDNSIEVATQLDIETRNMNLELERRDETPSKNVSDLVDRDNGVSETVLRGRRGRKKRELPNNEVTLTTPETGLRRSSRRAKRAALSDVDQVFNETELVGINQQFSSPAISNVSQERVTVTARASFSDHVALPPKVKLPPPSCDMDLIGVSLFHLVSVYTFLRSFSTLLFLSPFKLDDFVASVKSSDSSLLFDFIHVSLLKTLRKHLETLAAEGVVSASDCLRSLNWDFLDLITWPMYVVEYLLLHSPGCIPGLDLCQLKFFQNDYYKLPISAKVEILQHLCDDVIETEAFKLELNRRILATDRQTDLDRNMKLESSRKRKSIVDVASTSCITGDDAEEPADWNSDECCLCKMDGNLICCDGCPAAFHSRCVGVVSSMLPEGDWYCPECVIERDKPWMKVSKSTRGAELLGIDPYGRLYYSSCGYLLVLESCNDEYMFGAYNRNDLTALIEALESSPCIYDKLINAICKNWNVSRGSCGTKNDLDTRSCSIQSAFPENGQIPDMLLVPSEAIIRKDTCSKKRSDEKSMVTIYSSNEELLNAERVTALLETGNNGSKMENHLASSEGSAEVSQTSMKTDNPKESVLECTKRCFDTSDCCDIPEKLEKEKNIRSKSSSHKPYSINSKVEVHYGTNYMNCYEFARTASAFYEEYSRKSSDKTSGDAPRSIEEVLAGQLKIVSNRSVEFSWSNIQNSNMTSRKERCGWCLYCRVTEEERECLFSMNDSIPAVEKFSSEALGIQSQKNVKNHLIDVMCHIICMEDHLQGLLLGPWLNPDYSMLWHASVCGATDIALLKKLLLKLESNLHHLALSADWRKHVDSVATVGSATHIISSSARASSKHGISRKRAKSSDVSGPSSNAATGLSLFWWRGGRGSRTLFNWKVLPHSLASKAARQGGRRKIPGILYPDSGEYAKRTKYDSWRAAVETSRSVEQLALQVRELDANIRWDDIGNNKLLLKIEMDSKKPVRSFKKVIVRRKCSEGAAVRYLLDFGKRRFIPDVVVKHGSKPEDSSNEKKRYWLEESHVPLHLVKAFEEKRIARKSNTMKSGKFSESSGVMKKPLKEKGFSYLFSRAERLDYYQCVHCKKDVLIREAVSCQHCKGFFHKRHVRKSAGYITTQCKYTCHKCQDLKFVKTDARKGKSESTKLKNASKSVKLIRSGRGRKKGKAKLLVNSKSKKGVPFVVPLRRSARNAERIAKLPVQNSKVKKRKRGRKPKSDKYKSKKPKNNSCKKQRTPVTSSYWLNGLRLSRKPGDERHLRNRKLLVLSGEVDCILNKTKCSLCREVEHNSKLNYVGCEICGDWFHGDALDLGADKIENVIGFRCHMCLNKTPPVCPRHSPAESSKPELFSENNAKTECTGEGPYCLANPEDGLDYQKSHLDDKSIDTLSTVNMEKQLQGSVPESHLKDLEMAEKIFLGNDPIELGGAKKNVLNTLETVSIFPNSDMVKEAECQTTTRDLVENGMTNNDHSDICSR, encoded by the exons ATGGACTATGTGGGCAGACGGGTGAAGAAGGAGTTCAAAGGGCACGGGACGTTCTTCGGTTTGGTAAAGGCATACGACGCGGCGACTGGGTTTTTCAAGATCGTATACGACGACGGAGATTCCGAGGAATTGGAGTTGACGGAAGTCTCTTTACTCTCGATGTCCGCCGAGCCTCCGCCGCCGCAGCCGTCGGGATCGTCTGCTGGGAGGCTGGGGCGCAAGCCGAAGAAGCGACGGCGCATTGGTGTAACAGGTAAAGATGATGATAATTCAACAGATGGGGCAATTTCTTACAGTTTAGTAGATAGAGATGGGGACTCTGGGGCATTTGACTTGAATTTGACTGAAAGACTAGATTTGAATGATGATGCCGTTAATTGTTTGCGTGATGATGGTCATGGGGGTAATGTGCATGGTGATGGGACTAAACTGCATGGCTTAGATTTGAATGAGGGGGTGAATTTAGAGCTGGACGAGGGGTTACACCTGAATAAGGAGAGTATTAAAGATGACTCcctggaaagaaataaaatgatTGATTTGAATTTGGATGTAAATGAGGGTTTTGAGAAATTGAGTGATGAGAGAGAAGGGCGATGCTTTGACCTGAATTTACAACTAATGGAGGATGAGGTGAGAATTTTGGAAGGTTGTGATGCACGACTGGGAGTGGGTGAAAATGGTTGTTCTAGAGAAAATATGCAGATGAAGGAAGAGTTGGTGGAGGATGATGCCGTGGGAGTTTTAGAGAATGCAGATGGAGATAAGGTGGATCCTGTAGttcacatagacaagaaagaaGATAGCCAATTGAAGAACTGTGCCGATGTGGTTGATAATGGTGTGGCTAATATTGAGAATGTGGCTCCATTAGCTGCGCAAGTCAAGAGAAGGggtagaaagaaaaaaaatgtatcaGATAACAGTATTGAAGTGGCCACACAATTGGATATTGAAACAAGGAATATGAACTTAGAGTTGGAAAGAAGAGATGAAACCCCATCGAAAAATGTCAGTGATTTAGTCGATCGTGATAATGGAGTCTCAGAAACAGTATTGAGAGGGAGAAGAGGTAGGAAGAAAAGAGAGTTACCGAATAATGAAGTTACCTTGACAACTCCTGAGACTGGTTTGAGAAGGAGCAGTCGTAGAGCAAAAAGAGCTGCTTTATCTGATGTAGACCAAGTATTTAACGAAACAGAGTTGGTTGGCATCAATCAACAGTTCTCTTCTCCAGCCATAAGCAATGTGTCTCAAGAAAGGGTTACGGTGACAGCTCGAGCAAGTTTTTCCGATCATGTTGCTCTTCCACCCAAGGTGAAGTTGCCACCACCTTCTTGCGACATGGACTTAATTGGAGTTTCGCTGTTTCATTTGGTTTCTGTTTATACGTTTCTGAGGTCATTTAGTACTTTGTTATTTCTAAGCCCCTTCAAGCTGGATGATTTTGTAGCCTCTGTTAAATCTAGTGATTCATCATTATTGTTCGACTTCATTCATGTTTCTCTTCTAAAAACATTACGGAAACATTTGGAGACCCTGGCAGCTGAAGGCGTTGTCTCTGCATCTGATTGTTTGAG GTCGCTTAATTGGGATTTTCTTGACTTGATTACATGGCCAATGTATGTTGTTGAGTATCTGTTGTTGCACAGTCCTGGTTGTATTCCTGGTTTAGATCTTTGTCAACTAAAGTTTTTTCAGAATGACTATTACAAACTGCCGATCTCAGCAAAGGTTGAGATCCTGCAGCATCTCTGTGATGATGTAATTGAAACGGAGGCCTTTAAGTTGGAGCTGAACAGAAGGATTCTTGCAACAGATAGGCAAACAGATTTGGACCGAAATATGAAACTTGAGAGCAGCAGAAAAAGAAAGAGCATAGTTGATGTTGCTAGCACTTCCTGCATTACAGGAGATGATGCTGAGGAACCTGCAGATTGGAACAGTGATGAATGCTGTCTGTGTAAGATGGATGGGAACTTGATATGCTGTGATGGCTGCCCTGCAGCATTCCATTCAAGGTGTGTAGGGGTTGTCAGCAGCATGTTGCCTGAGGGTGATTGGTATTGCCCTGAATGTGTGATTGAAAGGGATAAGCCTTGGATGAAAGTGAGTAAGTCAACTCGAGGGGCAGAACTGTTGGGGATTGATCCCTATGGACGACTGTACTATAGCAGCTGTGGTTACCTATTGGT GTTAGAGTCATGCAATGATGAATACATGTTTGGTGCCTACAATAGAAATGACTTAACTGCACTGATTGAAGCCCTAGAGTCGTCGCCATGCATCTACGACAAATTGATTAATGCTATCTGTAAGAATTGGAATGTAAGTCGTGGAAGTTGTGGTACCAAAAATGATTTGGACACTCGATCTTGCTCTATACAGTCAGCTTTTCCTGAAAACGGGCAAATACCAGATATGCTTTTAGTACCTTCAGAAGCCATTATCAGGAAAGATACATGTTCTAAAAAAAGGTCAGATGAAAAGTCTATGGTGACTATTTATTCCAGTAATGAAGAACTTCTAAATGCTGAGCGTGTTACAGCATTGCTGGAGACTGGCAACAATGGATCGAAGATGGAAAATCATTTAGCAAGTTCTGAAGGATCAGCTGAAGTCTCTCAGACTTCAATGAAGACCGATAACCCAAAGGAAAGTGTGCTAGAGTGTACAAAAAGATGCTTTGATACTTCAGATTGTTGTGATATTCCAGAGAAACTTGAAAAAGAGAAGAATATTCGTTCTAAAAGTTCTAGCCATAAACCGTATTCCATAAACTCTAAAGTAGAAGTGCATTATGGGACAAATTATATGAACTGCTATGAGTTTGCTCGTACAGCTTCAGCTTTTTACGAAGAATATTCTCGTAAATCATCAGATAAGACCTCTGGTGATGCCCCAAGATCTATTGAAGAAGTTTTAGCTGGACAACTGAAGATTGTATCAAATAGATCTGTTGAATTTTCTTGGTCAAATATTCAAAATTCAAACATGACCTCAAGGAAAGAAAGGTGTGGATGGTGCCTCTATTGCAGGGTTACTGAAGAAGAAAGGGAGTGCTTATTTTCTATGAATGATAGTATTCCAGCAGTAGAGAAATTTTCGTCCGAAGCTTTAGGAATCCAGTCACAAAAAAATGTGAAGAACCATCTGATTGATGTCATGTGCCACATTATATGCATGGAAGATCATCTGCAGGGACTTCTGTTGGGCCCATGGTTAAATCCAGACTATTCCATGCTTTGGCATGCCAGTGTTTGTGGAGCAACTGATATTGCTTTGTTGAAAAAGTTGCTGCTCAAG CTAGAGTCAAATTTGCATCATCTAGCACTATCTGCTGACTGGAGAAAGCATGTCGATTCTGTTGCTACGGTTGGCTCTGCTACTCATATTATCAGCAGTTCTGCACGAGCATCATCAAAACACGGAATTAGCAGGAAAAGAGCCAAGTCTTCTGATGTGAGCGGACCATCTTCAAATGCTGCAACTGGTCTTAGTTTATTCTGGTGGAGGGGTGGAAGGGGCTCACGCACACTCTTCAATTGGAAGGTTTTGCCTCACTCTTTGGCTTCCAAAGCTGCCCGACAAG GTGGACGCAGGAAGATACCTGGCATACTGTATCCTGACAGTGGAGAGTATGCTAAGAGAACTAAATACGATTCCTGGAGAGCTGCTGTTGAGACCTCAAGAAGTGTGGAACAGCTTGCTCTGCAG GTTAGGGAGCTGGATGCTAATATTCGATGGGATGATATTGGAAATAACAAGCTTCTCTTGAAGATAGAGATGGACTCAAAAAAACCTGTCAGGTCATTTAAGAAGGTTATAGTTCGTAGGAAGTGTTCTGAGGGAGCTGCGGTCAGGTACCTTCTGGATTTTGGCAAAAGAAGGTTCATTCCTGATGTTGTTGTCAAACATGGATCCAAGCCTGAAGATTCCTCAAATGAGAAGAAAAGATATTGGCTTGAAGAGTCTCACGTTCCATTGCACCTCGTGAAAGCTTTCGAGGAGAAAAGAATTGCTCGCAAGTCCAATACCATGAAGTCTGGAAAATTTAGTGAGAGCAGTGGAGTAATGAAGAAGCCCTTAAAGGAAAAAGGATTTTCTTATCTTTTCTCAAGAGCAGAAAGATTGGACTATTATCAGTGTGTGCATTGTAAAAAAGATGTGCTGATCAG GGAAGCAGTGAGCTGCCAGCATTGCAAAG GCTTTTTCCATAAACGACATGTTCGGAAATCTGCTGGATATATCACTACTCAGTGTAAATATACTTGCCATAAATGTCAGGATCTGAAGTTTGTGAAAACTGATGCAAGGAAGGGGAAATCTGAGTCCACAAAACTTAAGAATGCATCAAAAAGTGTAAAACTGATACGCTCAGGGAGAGGGAGAAAAAAGGGGAAAGCTAAGCTACTAGTGAATTCTAAAAGCAAAAAAGGTGTTCCTTTTGTTGTTCCTTTGCGTCGTTCGGCTAGGAATGCTGAACGTATTGCAAAACTTCCAGTGCAGAACAGTAaggtaaaaaaaagaaaaaggggaagaaaGCCTAAATCGGACAAGTACAAGTCTAAGAAGCCCAAGAACAATAGTTGCAAGAAACAGAGGACGCCTGTTACGAGCAGTTATTGGTTGAACGGTCTACGACTCTCAAGAAAGCCTGGTGATGAAAGGCATCTCAGGAATAGGAAGCTTCTTGTCCTTTCAGGTGAGGTAGATTGCATCCTCAATAAGACTAAATGCAGCCTGTGCCGCGAAGTGGAACATAATTCTAAACTGAATTATGTGGGTTGTGAAATTTGTGGAG ATTGGTTTCATGGAGATGCTCTGGATCTTGGAGCTGATAAAATTGAAAACGTTATTGGCTTTAGATGCCACATGTGTCTCAATAAGACGCCTCCTGTCTGCCCTCGTCATAGTCCAGCTGAAAGCAGCAAGCCAGAACTGTTTTCAGAAAATAATGCCAAAACTGAATGCACCGGGGAAGGTCCTTATTGTTTGGCCAACCCTGAGGATGGATTAGACTATCAAAAGTCTCATTTAGATGATAAATCCATTGATACACTTTCAACTGTTAATATGGAGAAGCAGTTGCAAGGATCCGTGCCTGAGTCACACCTGAAAGACTTAGAGATGGCCGAGAAGATTTTTTTAGGGAATGATCCTATTGAACTTGGCGGAGCGAAAAAAAATGTGTTGAATACTCTTGAAACTGTATCTATCTTTCCTAACTCTGACATGGTCAAGGAAGCTGAATGTCAAACTACAACGCGTGACCTTGTGGAGAATGGTATGACAAACAATGATCATTCTGATATCTGCAGCAGATAG
- the LOC131007116 gene encoding DDT domain-containing protein PTM-like isoform X3: protein MDYVGRRVKKEFKGHGTFFGLVKAYDAATGFFKIVYDDGDSEELELTEVSLLSMSAEPPPPQPSGSSAGRLGRKPKKRRRIGVTGKDDDNSTDGAISYSLVDRDGDSGAFDLNLTERLDLNDDAVNCLRDDGHGGNVHGDGTKLHGLDLNEGVNLELDEGLHLNKESIKDDSLERNKMIDLNLDVNEGFEKLSDEREGRCFDLNLQLMEDEVRILEGCDARLGVGENGCSRENMQMKEELVEDDAVGVLENADGDKVDPVVHIDKKEDSQLKNCADVVDNGVANIENVAPLAAQVKRRGRKKKNVSDNSIEVATQLDIETRNMNLELERRDETPSKNVSDLVDRDNGVSETVLRGRRGRKKRELPNNEVTLTTPETGLRRSSRRAKRAALSDVDQVFNETELVGINQQFSSPAISNVSQERVTVTARASFSDHVALPPKVKLPPPSCDMDLIGVSLFHLVSVYTFLRSFSTLLFLSPFKLDDFVASVKSSDSSLLFDFIHVSLLKTLRKHLETLAAEGVVSASDCLRSLNWDFLDLITWPMYVVEYLLLHSPGCIPGLDLCQLKFFQNDYYKLPISAKVEILQHLCDDVIETEAFKLELNRRILATDRQTDLDRNMKLESSRKRKSIVDVASTSCITGDDAEEPADWNSDECCLCKMDGNLICCDGCPAAFHSRCVGVVSSMLPEGDWYCPECVIERDKPWMKVSKSTRGAELLGIDPYGRLYYSSCGYLLVLESCNDEYMFGAYNRNDLTALIEALESSPCIYDKLINAICKNWNVSRGSCGTKNDLDTRSCSIQSAFPENGQIPDMLLVPSEAIIRKDTCSKKRSDEKSMVTIYSSNEELLNAERVTALLETGNNGSKMENHLASSEGSAEVSQTSMKTDNPKESVLECTKRCFDTSDCCDIPEKLEKEKNIRSKSSSHKPYSINSKVEVHYGTNYMNCYEFARTASAFYEEYSRKSSDKTSGDAPRSIEEVLAGQLKIVSNRSVEFSWSNIQNSNMTSRKERCGWCLYCRVTEEERECLFSMNDSIPAVEKFSSEALGIQSQKNVKNHLIDVMCHIICMEDHLQGLLLGPWLNPDYSMLWHASVCGATDIALLKKLLLKLESNLHHLALSADWRKHVDSVATVGSATHIISSSARASSKHGISRKRAKSSDVSGPSSNAATGLSLFWWRGGRGSRTLFNWKVLPHSLASKAARQGGRRKIPGILYPDSGEYAKRTKYDSWRAAVETSRSVEQLALQVRELDANIRWDDIGNNKLLLKIEMDSKKPVRSFKKVIVRRKCSEGAAVRYLLDFGKRRFIPDVVVKHGSKPEDSSNEKKRYWLEESHVPLHLVKAFEEKRIARKSNTMKSGKFSESSGVMKKPLKEKGFSYLFSRAERLDYYQCVHCKKDVLIREAVSCQHCKGFFHKRHVRKSAGYITTQCKYTCHKCQDLKFVKTDARKGKSESTKLKNASKSVKLIRSGRGRKKGKAKLLVNSKSKKGVPFVVPLRRSARNAERIAKLPVQNSKVKKRKRGRKPKSDKYKSKKPKNNSCKKQRTPVTSSYWLNGLRLSRKPGDERHLRNRKLLVLSGEVDCILNKTKCSLCREVEHNSKLNYVGCEICGDWFHGDALDLGADKIENVIGFRCHMCLNKTPPVCPRHSPAESSKPELFSENNAKTECTGEGPYCLANPEDGLDYQKSHLDDKSIDTLSTVNMEKQLQGSVPESHLKDLEMAEKIFLGNDPIELGGAKKNVLNTLETVSIFPNSDMVKEAECQTTTRDLVENVVRPLYK from the exons ATGGACTATGTGGGCAGACGGGTGAAGAAGGAGTTCAAAGGGCACGGGACGTTCTTCGGTTTGGTAAAGGCATACGACGCGGCGACTGGGTTTTTCAAGATCGTATACGACGACGGAGATTCCGAGGAATTGGAGTTGACGGAAGTCTCTTTACTCTCGATGTCCGCCGAGCCTCCGCCGCCGCAGCCGTCGGGATCGTCTGCTGGGAGGCTGGGGCGCAAGCCGAAGAAGCGACGGCGCATTGGTGTAACAGGTAAAGATGATGATAATTCAACAGATGGGGCAATTTCTTACAGTTTAGTAGATAGAGATGGGGACTCTGGGGCATTTGACTTGAATTTGACTGAAAGACTAGATTTGAATGATGATGCCGTTAATTGTTTGCGTGATGATGGTCATGGGGGTAATGTGCATGGTGATGGGACTAAACTGCATGGCTTAGATTTGAATGAGGGGGTGAATTTAGAGCTGGACGAGGGGTTACACCTGAATAAGGAGAGTATTAAAGATGACTCcctggaaagaaataaaatgatTGATTTGAATTTGGATGTAAATGAGGGTTTTGAGAAATTGAGTGATGAGAGAGAAGGGCGATGCTTTGACCTGAATTTACAACTAATGGAGGATGAGGTGAGAATTTTGGAAGGTTGTGATGCACGACTGGGAGTGGGTGAAAATGGTTGTTCTAGAGAAAATATGCAGATGAAGGAAGAGTTGGTGGAGGATGATGCCGTGGGAGTTTTAGAGAATGCAGATGGAGATAAGGTGGATCCTGTAGttcacatagacaagaaagaaGATAGCCAATTGAAGAACTGTGCCGATGTGGTTGATAATGGTGTGGCTAATATTGAGAATGTGGCTCCATTAGCTGCGCAAGTCAAGAGAAGGggtagaaagaaaaaaaatgtatcaGATAACAGTATTGAAGTGGCCACACAATTGGATATTGAAACAAGGAATATGAACTTAGAGTTGGAAAGAAGAGATGAAACCCCATCGAAAAATGTCAGTGATTTAGTCGATCGTGATAATGGAGTCTCAGAAACAGTATTGAGAGGGAGAAGAGGTAGGAAGAAAAGAGAGTTACCGAATAATGAAGTTACCTTGACAACTCCTGAGACTGGTTTGAGAAGGAGCAGTCGTAGAGCAAAAAGAGCTGCTTTATCTGATGTAGACCAAGTATTTAACGAAACAGAGTTGGTTGGCATCAATCAACAGTTCTCTTCTCCAGCCATAAGCAATGTGTCTCAAGAAAGGGTTACGGTGACAGCTCGAGCAAGTTTTTCCGATCATGTTGCTCTTCCACCCAAGGTGAAGTTGCCACCACCTTCTTGCGACATGGACTTAATTGGAGTTTCGCTGTTTCATTTGGTTTCTGTTTATACGTTTCTGAGGTCATTTAGTACTTTGTTATTTCTAAGCCCCTTCAAGCTGGATGATTTTGTAGCCTCTGTTAAATCTAGTGATTCATCATTATTGTTCGACTTCATTCATGTTTCTCTTCTAAAAACATTACGGAAACATTTGGAGACCCTGGCAGCTGAAGGCGTTGTCTCTGCATCTGATTGTTTGAG GTCGCTTAATTGGGATTTTCTTGACTTGATTACATGGCCAATGTATGTTGTTGAGTATCTGTTGTTGCACAGTCCTGGTTGTATTCCTGGTTTAGATCTTTGTCAACTAAAGTTTTTTCAGAATGACTATTACAAACTGCCGATCTCAGCAAAGGTTGAGATCCTGCAGCATCTCTGTGATGATGTAATTGAAACGGAGGCCTTTAAGTTGGAGCTGAACAGAAGGATTCTTGCAACAGATAGGCAAACAGATTTGGACCGAAATATGAAACTTGAGAGCAGCAGAAAAAGAAAGAGCATAGTTGATGTTGCTAGCACTTCCTGCATTACAGGAGATGATGCTGAGGAACCTGCAGATTGGAACAGTGATGAATGCTGTCTGTGTAAGATGGATGGGAACTTGATATGCTGTGATGGCTGCCCTGCAGCATTCCATTCAAGGTGTGTAGGGGTTGTCAGCAGCATGTTGCCTGAGGGTGATTGGTATTGCCCTGAATGTGTGATTGAAAGGGATAAGCCTTGGATGAAAGTGAGTAAGTCAACTCGAGGGGCAGAACTGTTGGGGATTGATCCCTATGGACGACTGTACTATAGCAGCTGTGGTTACCTATTGGT GTTAGAGTCATGCAATGATGAATACATGTTTGGTGCCTACAATAGAAATGACTTAACTGCACTGATTGAAGCCCTAGAGTCGTCGCCATGCATCTACGACAAATTGATTAATGCTATCTGTAAGAATTGGAATGTAAGTCGTGGAAGTTGTGGTACCAAAAATGATTTGGACACTCGATCTTGCTCTATACAGTCAGCTTTTCCTGAAAACGGGCAAATACCAGATATGCTTTTAGTACCTTCAGAAGCCATTATCAGGAAAGATACATGTTCTAAAAAAAGGTCAGATGAAAAGTCTATGGTGACTATTTATTCCAGTAATGAAGAACTTCTAAATGCTGAGCGTGTTACAGCATTGCTGGAGACTGGCAACAATGGATCGAAGATGGAAAATCATTTAGCAAGTTCTGAAGGATCAGCTGAAGTCTCTCAGACTTCAATGAAGACCGATAACCCAAAGGAAAGTGTGCTAGAGTGTACAAAAAGATGCTTTGATACTTCAGATTGTTGTGATATTCCAGAGAAACTTGAAAAAGAGAAGAATATTCGTTCTAAAAGTTCTAGCCATAAACCGTATTCCATAAACTCTAAAGTAGAAGTGCATTATGGGACAAATTATATGAACTGCTATGAGTTTGCTCGTACAGCTTCAGCTTTTTACGAAGAATATTCTCGTAAATCATCAGATAAGACCTCTGGTGATGCCCCAAGATCTATTGAAGAAGTTTTAGCTGGACAACTGAAGATTGTATCAAATAGATCTGTTGAATTTTCTTGGTCAAATATTCAAAATTCAAACATGACCTCAAGGAAAGAAAGGTGTGGATGGTGCCTCTATTGCAGGGTTACTGAAGAAGAAAGGGAGTGCTTATTTTCTATGAATGATAGTATTCCAGCAGTAGAGAAATTTTCGTCCGAAGCTTTAGGAATCCAGTCACAAAAAAATGTGAAGAACCATCTGATTGATGTCATGTGCCACATTATATGCATGGAAGATCATCTGCAGGGACTTCTGTTGGGCCCATGGTTAAATCCAGACTATTCCATGCTTTGGCATGCCAGTGTTTGTGGAGCAACTGATATTGCTTTGTTGAAAAAGTTGCTGCTCAAG CTAGAGTCAAATTTGCATCATCTAGCACTATCTGCTGACTGGAGAAAGCATGTCGATTCTGTTGCTACGGTTGGCTCTGCTACTCATATTATCAGCAGTTCTGCACGAGCATCATCAAAACACGGAATTAGCAGGAAAAGAGCCAAGTCTTCTGATGTGAGCGGACCATCTTCAAATGCTGCAACTGGTCTTAGTTTATTCTGGTGGAGGGGTGGAAGGGGCTCACGCACACTCTTCAATTGGAAGGTTTTGCCTCACTCTTTGGCTTCCAAAGCTGCCCGACAAG GTGGACGCAGGAAGATACCTGGCATACTGTATCCTGACAGTGGAGAGTATGCTAAGAGAACTAAATACGATTCCTGGAGAGCTGCTGTTGAGACCTCAAGAAGTGTGGAACAGCTTGCTCTGCAG GTTAGGGAGCTGGATGCTAATATTCGATGGGATGATATTGGAAATAACAAGCTTCTCTTGAAGATAGAGATGGACTCAAAAAAACCTGTCAGGTCATTTAAGAAGGTTATAGTTCGTAGGAAGTGTTCTGAGGGAGCTGCGGTCAGGTACCTTCTGGATTTTGGCAAAAGAAGGTTCATTCCTGATGTTGTTGTCAAACATGGATCCAAGCCTGAAGATTCCTCAAATGAGAAGAAAAGATATTGGCTTGAAGAGTCTCACGTTCCATTGCACCTCGTGAAAGCTTTCGAGGAGAAAAGAATTGCTCGCAAGTCCAATACCATGAAGTCTGGAAAATTTAGTGAGAGCAGTGGAGTAATGAAGAAGCCCTTAAAGGAAAAAGGATTTTCTTATCTTTTCTCAAGAGCAGAAAGATTGGACTATTATCAGTGTGTGCATTGTAAAAAAGATGTGCTGATCAG GGAAGCAGTGAGCTGCCAGCATTGCAAAG GCTTTTTCCATAAACGACATGTTCGGAAATCTGCTGGATATATCACTACTCAGTGTAAATATACTTGCCATAAATGTCAGGATCTGAAGTTTGTGAAAACTGATGCAAGGAAGGGGAAATCTGAGTCCACAAAACTTAAGAATGCATCAAAAAGTGTAAAACTGATACGCTCAGGGAGAGGGAGAAAAAAGGGGAAAGCTAAGCTACTAGTGAATTCTAAAAGCAAAAAAGGTGTTCCTTTTGTTGTTCCTTTGCGTCGTTCGGCTAGGAATGCTGAACGTATTGCAAAACTTCCAGTGCAGAACAGTAaggtaaaaaaaagaaaaaggggaagaaaGCCTAAATCGGACAAGTACAAGTCTAAGAAGCCCAAGAACAATAGTTGCAAGAAACAGAGGACGCCTGTTACGAGCAGTTATTGGTTGAACGGTCTACGACTCTCAAGAAAGCCTGGTGATGAAAGGCATCTCAGGAATAGGAAGCTTCTTGTCCTTTCAGGTGAGGTAGATTGCATCCTCAATAAGACTAAATGCAGCCTGTGCCGCGAAGTGGAACATAATTCTAAACTGAATTATGTGGGTTGTGAAATTTGTGGAG ATTGGTTTCATGGAGATGCTCTGGATCTTGGAGCTGATAAAATTGAAAACGTTATTGGCTTTAGATGCCACATGTGTCTCAATAAGACGCCTCCTGTCTGCCCTCGTCATAGTCCAGCTGAAAGCAGCAAGCCAGAACTGTTTTCAGAAAATAATGCCAAAACTGAATGCACCGGGGAAGGTCCTTATTGTTTGGCCAACCCTGAGGATGGATTAGACTATCAAAAGTCTCATTTAGATGATAAATCCATTGATACACTTTCAACTGTTAATATGGAGAAGCAGTTGCAAGGATCCGTGCCTGAGTCACACCTGAAAGACTTAGAGATGGCCGAGAAGATTTTTTTAGGGAATGATCCTATTGAACTTGGCGGAGCGAAAAAAAATGTGTTGAATACTCTTGAAACTGTATCTATCTTTCCTAACTCTGACATGGTCAAGGAAGCTGAATGTCAAACTACAACGCGTGACCTTGTGGAGAATG TTGTCAGGCCATTATACAAATAA